In Nocardia yunnanensis, one DNA window encodes the following:
- a CDS encoding CCA tRNA nucleotidyltransferase yields MEDRRTRLLAAAAITLGRYSDVLTPLGELFAAHGHRLYLVGGSVRDAVLGRLGTDLDFTTDARPEVVQELMRGWADHLWDTGGLAFGTVSAAKAGQQLEITTFRADSYDRVSRNPEVTFGDTLEGDLVRRDFTVNAMAVRIGELGELEFVDPLDGMSALLAGVLDTPALPQDSFADDPLRMLRAARFVSQLGFTLAPRVRAAIVEMAPEIDRITAERVRAELDKLIGGEYPTDGIDIMVETGLAERVLPEVPAMQLEIDEHHQHKDVYQHSLTVLRQAIDQEEGDPDLILRWAALLHDIGKPPTKRNEPGGGVSFHHHEVVGAKMVRKRMRALKYPKQFTEDVARLVYLHLRFHGYGKGQWTDSAVRRYVTDGAELLPRLHKLVRADCTTRNKRRAAALRATYDDLEARIERLAEQEDLARVRPDLDGNAIMELLGLQPGPDVGRAWRYLKELRLDRGPMTRDEAEAALLEWWPTQRA; encoded by the coding sequence GTGGAGGATCGTCGTACCCGTCTGCTGGCGGCGGCGGCGATAACCCTGGGACGGTACTCGGATGTGCTGACGCCGCTGGGTGAATTGTTCGCCGCGCACGGGCATCGGCTGTATCTGGTGGGCGGCAGCGTCCGCGACGCGGTGCTGGGCCGGCTGGGCACCGATCTGGATTTCACCACCGATGCCCGGCCCGAGGTCGTGCAGGAGTTGATGCGCGGCTGGGCCGATCATCTGTGGGACACCGGCGGTCTGGCTTTCGGCACGGTGAGCGCGGCCAAGGCCGGCCAGCAGCTGGAGATCACCACCTTCCGCGCCGATTCCTACGATCGGGTGTCGCGCAATCCGGAGGTCACCTTCGGCGACACCCTCGAGGGTGATCTGGTGCGCCGCGATTTCACCGTCAACGCCATGGCGGTGCGCATCGGCGAACTGGGTGAACTGGAGTTCGTCGATCCGCTCGACGGCATGTCGGCGCTGCTGGCGGGCGTGCTGGATACGCCTGCGCTGCCGCAGGATTCGTTCGCCGACGATCCGCTGCGCATGCTGCGCGCCGCACGCTTCGTCTCGCAGCTGGGTTTCACGCTGGCCCCGCGGGTGCGGGCGGCCATCGTGGAGATGGCCCCGGAGATCGACCGCATCACCGCCGAGCGGGTGCGCGCCGAGCTGGACAAGCTGATCGGCGGCGAGTACCCGACCGACGGCATCGACATCATGGTCGAGACCGGGCTGGCCGAACGGGTGCTGCCCGAGGTGCCGGCCATGCAGCTCGAGATCGACGAGCATCACCAGCACAAGGACGTCTATCAGCATTCGCTGACGGTGTTGCGGCAGGCCATCGATCAGGAGGAGGGCGACCCGGACCTGATCCTGCGCTGGGCCGCGCTGCTGCACGACATCGGCAAGCCGCCCACCAAGCGCAACGAGCCCGGCGGCGGCGTGAGCTTCCATCACCACGAGGTGGTGGGCGCGAAGATGGTGCGAAAGCGCATGCGCGCCTTGAAATATCCGAAGCAGTTCACCGAGGACGTGGCGCGGCTGGTGTATCTGCACCTGCGCTTCCACGGCTACGGCAAGGGGCAGTGGACCGATTCGGCGGTGCGCCGCTACGTGACCGACGGCGCGGAACTGCTGCCGCGCCTGCACAAGCTGGTGCGCGCCGACTGCACCACCCGCAACAAGCGCCGCGCCGCCGCGCTGCGCGCCACCTACGACGATCTGGAAGCCCGCATCGAGCGACTGGCCGAGCAGGAGGATCTGGCGCGGGTGCGCCCGGATCTGGACGGCAACGCCATCATGGAACTGCTTGGCCTGCAACCGGGTCCGGATGTCGGCCGGGCGTGGCGGTACCTGAAGGAACTGCGGCTGGACCGCGGCCCCATGACCCGGGACGAGGCCGAGGCGGCACTGCTGGAATGGTGGCCGACCCAGCGGGCGTGA
- a CDS encoding DUF885 domain-containing protein → MSSIFVPRAQRIVDALLTADPQLAASVGDHRSDDRLPDWSRAAVRGQIAMLREASHALAEIDDEDLSPADRVDLALLQQRVDALLFARADTREHEWNPLLHNPGPLLYHLLARPFAPAEVRLEALRARLSALPDALATARAVLGDAPRVHVETAIAQFGGVAALIREQVPALAAEAPGFAIESAVAAAISALTEFTGWLTERLDASDRDPRLGRRLWEAKLWHTLDTNLSSREILERAHAHLDLLTGEIRAAAGELLGIAQPDDDAVRKALTQLSADCPADDTVVAVATDALAEATAFVRAHDLVGLVEDPLVIQEMPEFARGVAVAYCDPVGPLETAELPTFFAIAPTPADWPAERVASFYREYNNHMMRNLTVHEAMPGHYLQLARARRYRGATPIRALCRSGSFVEGWAVYTEKLMADNGFGGLPLRLQQLKSHLRMTVNAILDQSVHCDGMTKPEAMRLLLDRGFQEEGEAAGKWRRTLLSSTQLSTYFVGYTEIAALAADRPVATSQREWHDAMLAHGSPAPRHLRTLLGVDDG, encoded by the coding sequence ATGTCGTCGATTTTCGTGCCCCGCGCGCAGCGCATCGTCGATGCGCTGCTGACCGCCGATCCGCAGCTGGCCGCCTCGGTCGGTGATCACCGGTCCGACGACCGGCTACCGGACTGGTCGCGGGCGGCGGTGCGCGGGCAGATCGCCATGCTGCGGGAGGCGTCGCACGCGCTGGCCGAGATCGACGACGAGGACCTCTCCCCCGCCGACCGGGTGGATCTGGCGCTGCTGCAGCAGCGGGTCGACGCCCTGCTGTTCGCCCGCGCCGACACCCGCGAACATGAGTGGAATCCCTTGCTGCACAACCCGGGTCCGCTGCTGTATCACCTGCTGGCCCGGCCGTTCGCGCCCGCCGAGGTCCGGCTGGAGGCGTTGCGCGCACGGCTGAGCGCCCTGCCCGACGCGCTGGCCACCGCCCGCGCGGTGCTCGGCGACGCGCCGCGCGTGCACGTGGAGACGGCGATCGCCCAGTTCGGCGGGGTGGCGGCGCTGATCCGCGAGCAGGTCCCGGCGCTGGCCGCCGAGGCGCCGGGCTTCGCGATCGAATCCGCTGTCGCCGCGGCGATCTCGGCGCTGACCGAGTTCACCGGTTGGCTCACCGAACGGCTGGACGCGTCGGACCGCGATCCGCGCCTGGGCCGCCGCCTGTGGGAAGCCAAGCTCTGGCACACCCTCGACACCAACCTGAGCTCGCGCGAGATCCTGGAGCGCGCCCACGCCCACCTGGACCTGCTGACCGGGGAAATCCGCGCCGCCGCAGGCGAATTGCTCGGCATAGCGCAGCCGGATGACGACGCGGTGCGCAAGGCGCTGACACAGCTGTCGGCGGACTGCCCCGCCGACGACACGGTGGTGGCCGTCGCCACCGACGCGCTGGCGGAGGCGACCGCCTTCGTACGCGCCCACGATCTGGTCGGTCTGGTCGAGGATCCGCTGGTGATTCAGGAGATGCCGGAGTTCGCGCGCGGGGTCGCGGTGGCCTACTGCGATCCGGTGGGCCCGCTCGAAACCGCCGAACTGCCCACCTTCTTCGCCATCGCGCCCACCCCGGCGGACTGGCCGGCCGAGCGGGTGGCCTCGTTCTACCGCGAATACAACAACCACATGATGCGCAATCTGACCGTGCACGAGGCCATGCCGGGCCACTATCTGCAACTGGCGCGCGCCCGCCGCTACCGCGGCGCCACCCCGATCCGGGCGCTGTGCCGGAGCGGCAGCTTCGTCGAGGGCTGGGCGGTGTACACCGAGAAGCTCATGGCGGACAACGGTTTCGGCGGCCTCCCGCTGCGCCTGCAGCAGTTGAAGTCGCATCTGCGCATGACCGTCAACGCCATCCTGGACCAGTCGGTGCACTGCGACGGCATGACCAAACCGGAGGCCATGCGCCTCCTGCTGGACCGCGGTTTTCAGGAGGAAGGTGAGGCCGCCGGCAAGTGGCGGCGCACCCTGCTCAGCTCGACCCAGCTGTCCACCTATTTCGTCGGGTACACCGAGATCGCCGCCCTCGCCGCGGACCGACCGGTCGCCACATCTCAGCGTGAGTGGCACGACGCCATGCTCGCCCACGGCTCCCCCGCGCCGCGGCATCTGCGCACCCTGCTCGGTGTCGACGATGGCTGA
- a CDS encoding ABC transporter permease translates to MRPPVWLLAPAALGFVLVAGPLAGLTEAVDWSHFLALITSESSRVALLLSLRTSLAAAALCVLLGVPMAAVLARSRWRVLPVLRALVLLPLVLPPVVGGLALLYLFGRQGLLGHQLESMGIRIAFSTTAVVLAQTFVALPFLVITLEGAMRTAGDRYERIAATLGARPSIVWWRVTLPLLRPALVSGVILAFARALGEFGATLTFAGSLQGTTRTLPLEIYLQRETDPDAAVALSLLLVLVAAVIVLVAYRRPGIAAERVVGRAV, encoded by the coding sequence ATGCGGCCCCCGGTCTGGCTGCTGGCCCCCGCCGCCCTCGGCTTCGTGCTGGTGGCGGGGCCGCTGGCCGGTCTGACCGAGGCGGTGGACTGGTCGCATTTCCTCGCGCTGATCACCTCCGAATCCTCGCGGGTGGCGCTGCTCCTGAGCCTGCGCACCTCGCTCGCGGCCGCCGCGCTGTGCGTGCTGCTGGGGGTGCCGATGGCGGCGGTGCTGGCGCGCTCCCGCTGGCGGGTGCTGCCGGTATTGCGCGCACTGGTGTTGCTGCCCTTGGTATTACCGCCGGTGGTGGGCGGGCTGGCGCTGCTGTACCTGTTCGGCCGCCAGGGCCTGCTGGGCCATCAACTGGAGTCGATGGGCATCCGGATCGCGTTCAGCACGACCGCCGTGGTGCTGGCGCAGACCTTCGTGGCGCTGCCGTTCCTGGTGATCACCCTGGAGGGTGCGATGCGCACCGCGGGCGACCGCTACGAGCGGATCGCCGCCACCCTGGGCGCGCGCCCGTCGATCGTGTGGTGGCGGGTCACCCTGCCGCTGTTGCGTCCGGCGCTGGTGTCGGGTGTCATTCTGGCCTTCGCCCGGGCGCTGGGCGAATTCGGCGCGACGCTCACCTTCGCGGGCAGCCTGCAGGGCACCACCCGCACGCTGCCGCTGGAGATCTACCTGCAGCGCGAGACCGATCCCGATGCGGCGGTGGCGCTTTCCCTGCTGCTGGTGCTGGTGGCGGCGGTGATCGTGCTGGTCGCCTACCGCCGGCCCGGGATCGCGGCGGAACGCGTGGTCGGTCGTGCGGTCTAG
- a CDS encoding NUDIX hydrolase, with amino-acid sequence MSPADRANSRRRQPRRRGSAGNAAKTTGAQRGEAERKPRMRTVRETSAGGLVVDGLDGPREKRCAALIGRTDRRGRLLWSLPKGHIEEGETAEQTAIREVQEETGIHGTVVAELGSIDYWFVTEGRRVHKTVHHYLMRCLGGELSDADVEVTKVAWVPLSELDSRLAYADERRLAEVANRLIDRMENGRQ; translated from the coding sequence GTGTCCCCGGCCGATCGTGCGAACAGTCGACGCCGCCAGCCCCGGCGGCGCGGTTCGGCCGGTAATGCCGCGAAAACCACCGGCGCCCAGCGCGGGGAGGCCGAACGCAAACCGCGCATGCGCACCGTGCGGGAGACCTCCGCGGGCGGACTGGTCGTCGACGGGCTCGACGGCCCGCGGGAAAAGCGCTGTGCCGCACTCATCGGACGCACCGATCGCCGCGGCCGCCTGCTCTGGTCGCTACCCAAGGGGCATATCGAAGAAGGCGAAACCGCCGAGCAGACCGCGATCCGCGAGGTGCAGGAGGAGACCGGCATCCACGGCACCGTGGTCGCCGAACTCGGCAGCATCGACTACTGGTTCGTCACCGAGGGCCGGCGGGTGCACAAGACCGTGCACCACTATCTGATGCGCTGCCTGGGCGGTGAACTCTCCGATGCCGACGTCGAGGTCACCAAGGTGGCCTGGGTTCCCTTGAGCGAACTGGACTCCCGGCTCGCCTACGCTGACGAACGCAGGCTGGCAGAGGTCGCCAACCGGCTGATCGACCGGATGGAGAACGGCAGACAATGA
- a CDS encoding TOBE domain-containing protein has translation MPDIRIRDAAQLLGVSDDTVRRWIDSGALTGRKDESGRLVVDGRELADLAVEQARTPQTRMGSASSARNRFPGLVTKVVADTVMAQVEMQCGPFTVVSLMSSESVRELGLQPGSVAWASVKATTVVVETAADGGAG, from the coding sequence ATGCCCGATATCCGGATTCGTGACGCCGCCCAGCTGCTGGGTGTCAGCGACGACACCGTGCGGCGCTGGATCGACAGCGGCGCGCTGACGGGGCGCAAGGACGAATCCGGTCGCCTGGTGGTGGACGGCAGGGAGCTGGCGGACTTGGCCGTCGAGCAGGCCCGCACTCCGCAGACCCGGATGGGTAGTGCCAGTTCGGCACGCAATCGGTTTCCCGGGCTGGTCACCAAGGTGGTGGCCGATACCGTGATGGCACAGGTGGAGATGCAATGCGGACCGTTCACAGTCGTGTCCCTGATGAGCAGCGAGTCGGTACGCGAGCTGGGCTTGCAGCCGGGCAGTGTGGCGTGGGCCAGCGTGAAGGCGACCACGGTGGTCGTGGAGACGGCCGCGGACGGTGGCGCCGGCTAG
- a CDS encoding DUF6049 family protein produces MTRAGSQRTLLSLVAVMLAVLTSLGIIGPGLGTPIAAAEPTGSGSGQASGPKFLKLSLDSVTPTTITATSDPYFVVAGTVTNIGDRPVNDISVRIQRGAAVTSPSGLRATLRQDQASYDVNGEFQDVADKLNAGQRKQFSLTVALRPGTELPSGISSIDITAPGVYPLLLNVNGQPDYGGQARLDDARFLLPVLGVPGGDAKAPAAPATPAAPAVPDTPVATTMLWPLADRPRLVAGQPGSPDGQALLTDDDLAGSLAQGGRLDQLLSALESVLKPDSGRDKNLVNALCLAIDPDLLITVSDMTTDYRVLASPSDPDGPTRTGTGSHAAKAWLERLHTLAAGMCVVALPFAQVDPAALAATGDVTLADRALNAPADLVDSLLSVKSVRGVAVPDAGTVDTDAATLLAHHGFTSALLADSAVTTGDSPANLTSTKAPGTPAAAPETGIPDVVSIADVTVPPPAGVNPPPAPVTLHAATFDIWAATALAAIGSNPPTPPFTPDKVRYDVTNDSRAARLQDAVGALSWTALNPLPGRPRSALLVPPQQWGANRDEASAVLGQLDLMLRSNLATARPLTELVAQQPDPQPYGLDYLAAASDEAVPAHFAEPVHQQAQRITELMSALVDVPQQELSPRDFLTPLRDDLIRVLTLSDRRASPAAADTNAQRRQDQTTRTMDNLFGSVTVLPPGGVYTLASEQSPLLLVARNDLPVAIRVRFKIDAPAETNITDIGEQQLPAKGNRSFQIPTEVSDSRNLVIPIALTTPDEVSLGNAVSVSVRSNAYGQVLAIITACACALLLLLVGRRLWHRFRGQSDPADEGFDPDTRQRRRARKRESKRQEAR; encoded by the coding sequence ATGACGCGTGCGGGATCGCAGCGCACGCTGCTTTCACTCGTCGCGGTAATGCTGGCGGTGCTCACGTCACTGGGAATCATCGGACCCGGACTCGGCACGCCCATTGCCGCCGCCGAACCCACCGGCAGCGGGAGCGGACAGGCCAGCGGGCCGAAATTCCTGAAACTGTCACTGGATTCGGTCACGCCCACCACCATCACCGCGACCAGCGACCCCTACTTCGTGGTGGCCGGCACCGTCACCAATATCGGCGACCGGCCGGTCAACGACATCAGCGTGCGGATCCAGCGCGGCGCGGCCGTCACCAGCCCCAGCGGGCTGCGCGCGACCCTGCGGCAGGATCAGGCCAGCTACGACGTCAACGGCGAATTCCAGGACGTCGCCGACAAATTGAACGCCGGACAGCGCAAACAGTTCAGCCTCACCGTGGCCCTGCGCCCGGGAACCGAACTGCCCAGCGGGATCTCGTCGATCGACATCACCGCGCCCGGGGTCTATCCGCTGCTGCTGAACGTCAACGGCCAGCCCGACTACGGCGGCCAGGCCCGCCTCGACGACGCCCGCTTCCTGCTGCCCGTCCTCGGCGTGCCCGGCGGCGACGCGAAAGCCCCGGCCGCGCCCGCTACGCCGGCCGCCCCCGCGGTTCCGGATACGCCGGTGGCCACCACCATGCTGTGGCCGCTGGCCGACCGGCCGCGGCTGGTCGCCGGGCAGCCCGGCTCCCCGGACGGGCAGGCCCTGCTCACCGACGACGACCTGGCCGGCTCGCTGGCCCAGGGCGGGCGGCTCGACCAGCTGCTGTCGGCGCTCGAGAGCGTCCTCAAACCCGACAGCGGACGCGACAAGAACCTCGTCAACGCGCTGTGCCTGGCCATCGACCCGGACCTGCTCATCACCGTGTCCGATATGACCACCGACTATCGGGTGCTGGCCAGCCCGTCGGATCCGGACGGGCCCACCCGCACCGGCACCGGCAGCCACGCCGCCAAGGCCTGGCTGGAACGACTGCACACCCTCGCCGCCGGAATGTGCGTGGTGGCACTGCCGTTCGCGCAGGTCGACCCCGCCGCGCTGGCCGCCACCGGGGACGTCACCCTCGCCGATCGGGCCCTCAACGCGCCCGCCGACCTGGTGGACTCGCTGCTGTCGGTGAAATCGGTGCGCGGCGTGGCCGTTCCGGACGCGGGCACGGTCGACACCGACGCCGCCACGCTGCTGGCCCATCACGGTTTCACCAGCGCCCTGCTCGCCGACAGCGCCGTCACCACCGGTGACAGCCCCGCCAACCTCACCTCCACCAAGGCCCCCGGCACGCCCGCGGCCGCCCCCGAGACCGGAATCCCGGACGTGGTGAGCATCGCCGACGTCACCGTGCCGCCGCCCGCCGGTGTGAACCCGCCGCCCGCGCCGGTCACCCTGCACGCGGCCACCTTCGACATCTGGGCCGCGACCGCGCTGGCCGCCATCGGATCCAATCCGCCCACCCCGCCGTTCACCCCGGACAAGGTCCGCTACGACGTCACCAACGATTCCCGCGCCGCCCGGCTGCAGGATGCGGTCGGGGCGCTGTCATGGACCGCGCTCAATCCCCTGCCGGGACGGCCCCGTTCGGCCCTGCTGGTGCCGCCGCAGCAGTGGGGGGCCAATCGCGACGAGGCCTCCGCGGTGCTCGGACAGCTGGACCTGATGCTGCGCAGCAATCTCGCCACCGCCCGGCCGCTCACCGAACTGGTTGCGCAGCAGCCCGATCCGCAGCCCTACGGTCTCGACTACCTGGCCGCCGCGTCCGACGAGGCGGTGCCCGCGCACTTCGCCGAACCGGTGCATCAGCAGGCGCAGCGCATCACCGAACTGATGAGCGCGCTGGTGGACGTGCCGCAGCAGGAGCTCAGCCCGCGCGACTTCCTCACCCCGCTGCGCGATGATCTGATCCGGGTGCTGACGCTGTCGGACCGGCGCGCCTCACCGGCCGCCGCCGACACCAATGCCCAGCGCCGCCAGGATCAGACCACCCGGACCATGGACAACCTGTTCGGATCGGTGACCGTGCTGCCGCCCGGCGGCGTCTACACCCTCGCCTCCGAACAGAGTCCGCTGCTGCTGGTGGCCCGCAACGACCTGCCGGTCGCCATCCGGGTGCGATTCAAGATCGACGCCCCGGCCGAGACGAACATCACTGATATCGGCGAACAGCAGCTGCCCGCCAAGGGAAATCGGTCCTTCCAGATCCCGACCGAGGTGTCCGACAGCCGAAACCTGGTCATTCCCATCGCGCTTACCACACCCGATGAGGTGTCGCTCGGCAATGCGGTGTCGGTTTCGGTGCGGTCCAACGCCTACGGTCAGGTGTTGGCAATAATTACTGCGTGCGCCTGCGCGCTGCTGCTCCTGCTGGTCGGTCGCCGACTCTGGCACCGCTTCCGCGGACAGTCCGATCCGGCCGACGAAGGGTTCGACCCGGACACGCGGCAGCGTCGGCGCGCGCGTAAACGGGAGTCGAAACGACAGGAGGCACGGTGA
- the modA gene encoding molybdate ABC transporter substrate-binding protein has product MAASAVLGVGLLSGCSSSSDSGGDAKTLTVFAAASLKQSFTQLGAEYEKQHPGVKVTFSFAGSSDLVTQLNQGAPADVFASADQANMDKAVKGGRIKDQPTTFATNTLTIVTPPGNPAHIAALADLSKPGLRLVVCAPQVPCGAAAKKVTTDANVAITPVSEESSVTDVLAKVTTGQADAGLVYVTDAASAGAKVQTVNFPESAKAVNSYPIAAVADSKNSGAAKDFVALVTGPDGRKILQQNGFVLP; this is encoded by the coding sequence CTGGCCGCTTCCGCGGTGCTGGGCGTCGGCCTGCTGTCGGGGTGCAGTTCCTCGTCGGACAGCGGCGGCGATGCCAAGACCCTCACGGTCTTCGCCGCGGCGTCGCTCAAGCAGTCGTTCACGCAGCTCGGCGCCGAGTACGAGAAGCAGCATCCGGGTGTGAAGGTGACGTTCTCCTTCGCGGGTTCCTCGGATCTGGTGACGCAGTTGAATCAGGGCGCACCCGCCGACGTCTTCGCCTCCGCCGATCAGGCGAACATGGACAAGGCGGTGAAGGGCGGGCGGATCAAGGATCAGCCGACGACCTTCGCCACCAACACGCTGACCATCGTGACCCCGCCCGGCAATCCGGCGCACATCGCCGCGCTGGCCGATCTGTCGAAACCGGGTCTGCGCCTGGTGGTCTGTGCGCCGCAGGTGCCGTGCGGCGCGGCCGCCAAGAAGGTGACCACCGACGCGAACGTGGCGATCACACCGGTGAGCGAGGAATCCTCGGTCACCGATGTGCTGGCCAAGGTGACCACCGGCCAGGCCGACGCCGGTCTGGTCTACGTGACCGATGCCGCGAGCGCGGGCGCGAAGGTGCAGACGGTGAACTTCCCGGAGTCCGCCAAGGCCGTGAACAGCTATCCGATTGCCGCCGTGGCCGATTCGAAGAACTCCGGCGCGGCCAAGGACTTCGTCGCGCTGGTCACCGGCCCGGACGGCCGGAAGATCTTGCAGCAGAACGGTTTCGTCCTGCCGTGA